The region GAGGAAGATGGTGGGAAGGATAAGGTCTGGATAGAAGACGAGCATGATGAAGAGTACATGGACCAAGACTGTGGTGACTGGGTTTTTCCACTGGCAAACGTCACCAAACCACTTCCCTGCAGCAATGAATCCAGAGAAGACTTGCATCAGGCGGAAGAAGTTTGCTTTGCTTCGTCGCATGCTCCACAGGTGGGAGCGTGCGTCTGACATGAACTCGACAACTTCCCTGCGAACTGGTGGTTCCATGCGCCCCAGGCGCTGTGCAACAAGCTGAACAGCCTGGTGGCGTAGCATTTCCTGCTGGACTATGGACAGTGGCTGGGCGTAGTGCATCTTGGGCAAGAGAGGACGTGAGTATGTAAGGAACACATTGAGCAGGGATGTGACTGAGAACCTGATAGCAAGGTGGATCTCACCCATCTTTTTAACACCTGATGGGTGGAGGACAAGCAGGGGATATGTGTGCGTGTACACCCGCCTAGTCTCAAGGGTTGAGATCCTGATTCGGACTTTCCCAATGGGTTTATCCATATGACTCTGGTTGTGGCTGTGGCTGTGGctgtgattgttgttgttgttgttgttgttgttgtctccTCCTATGTGGCAGTTGTCAAACAGACCAATGGTGAGTACCGTTCCATGGTCAAAGACATCCCATGTATACTGCTCATTGAACCGAGGGTTCAAGTTGTCAACAATTGTGCGTGTCCGCACCCATTTATGACCATACTTGGCAACACAATATGGATCACATGACCCCCTTTCTTGCCTGGTCTTTGTTGGGTTGAGGCCATTTGCACTTAGAATCCCAACTTCAAGCAACCCAATTGGTGGCTTCCACAACTGCTTCATTGTTGGCCGGAGATCGCTACAATACTGTGTTGACTCATCAAGCACATGATAACCACCTTCAAGGCAAATACGAAGGTTCACCTTTGCGTAGAATTTGTCTTCCTTTAGCTGGTTCACATCAATCAGCCCTGGCCTTCTGAGATCGAACCACAACGGTCGTACTAGTGCCTTGTGGTCAGCCCTCTTTTGAATCCTTGCGAGAGGTATCATGGTTTCACCAATCACCTCATCTTTGTTCTGTGCAACACGATTTTCTACTTGTATGATCAAGTCATCCTCAAAAGGCTCTGCTGCGACAAACATCATTTCTTCATTCCACATGAAGTTCTTGGTTGGTGAGCGGACTTGCCTTGTCTTGAGCAGTTGGTGACCCAGCCTCACCTTTACAAACACATCAGGTATGTGGTGGTGGTGTTCCATTGTGAATATATCCTGTGCCTCAATTACATTGACCCTGAGGTACCACATTCTCGGTGTAGGGTAGACCTTTCCACGGATATAGTTGTGAAGATGGGAATCTATTGGTGTTGTTCCTGCATGAATGGCACTTGGGAAGCATTCATCTGCTTGGGTTCCGTACCAGACTGCAAGCATCAGCTCCCCTCTGTCCCTCATCCCATCCTTGCCCATAAGGCGATACCACTCTGGCGCCAATGGGCTGTCAGGAGGGACCCTTACAGGTACCTCATTCAGGTCAAGCATCACCCGACCGACATAGTCATCCCGAAGGATGTCCTTGTCCTTGACAACAACTTCAAGTGTCGATGACTGCACTACTTCTTTAGGGAAGGCAAACACCTCATCCCACTCAGGCCTCTGGTTCTTCTCAAAGAACTTTGTTTTCATTTTATAGTTGCCAAGGTGCACCTCAACATAAGGGTCAAGACTCCCAGTGAGGTCCATGTGGGGCAGTTCACGGGCCTTGACGACACGCACAAAGAGGATTTGCATCTTCTCCACAAGGTCATATGCCCCGGCCTTCTCACCAGGCATCACCCGGCCGTGAATAATACGCCCACCACCAAGCGTTGGGCTTGTCTCCTTGAGCTGAAAGTCTACAGGCTGCTGTGGACCTGCGGAATACATCCTTGCTACCTGAGGCTGAGGGGCTTCAGTTTTCATCCCTGCAGCAGCCGAGTAGCTTCTCTGTTGCTGCTCTCCATATGAACCCTGACCTTGTGCGTAGTATTGCTGCCCGGCCATGGGTGGTGGACGCTGCTGCTGCTGTTCCCGTGGCAAGTGTTGGAATTGTCTGACTTGATTTATCCTGGTGTCTTGGAAAGGATTTGGGATAGCATTGGCAACAGCCTGCTCTTGGGCGGTGGTGGGCGTGCTTGCGAAATCAAAATCCTGACCTGGAGCAGACACCCTCACAGACGGATCATCTGTAAGGAAAACTCTGAGGCCAAGCTCACCACGTGCACGTGATAAGATGGTGCGCTTCTCCAGGGGGTAATGCAGGGGCGCAGCATCAGCTTGGCTGACAAAGGATGTGCCGGAGATGCGAACCTTGCCGAGGCAAGTCTTGTTGTTGCTGGCGCGGTTTGCATGGTACACATACGCCTCGAGCTCTTTCTCTTGGAGACGAGATGGATCTGATATGTTGAAGAAGAACTGCTCGTTCCACACAGGGTTGATGTCGCTGTCTTTGATGGCCGTGCGAAACTTCTGGCCATCAAATTCAACCTCTACAAAGGCATTGGCTGTGCCCTGCTCTTTGGGGAGAAGGTCATGAGCACTGACAACCTCGACGCCAAGCTTTAGATTGTTCATCATGATGGCGCGCCACCACTGATATTCTGAAACAAGAAGCAGCATATGTACTATTTAGAAATACTATGTCAATGCAAAACTTGAACAGATTGTAACTGCCGGTTGGACAACTGTTGCAGCAAAGGAGAAAATGCACATGGCATTAGTTTAGTTGGTTGGACAACTGTTGCAGCAAGGAAGAAAGTTGTGCAAGCTCTGGAAGTAGTAGTTGGTTGGAGAAATATTCTTTCTTGCCTATGCCGACAAGTTTTTTACTTTGGCCCATCTACCAAGGAATCCACGGACGGAATCATATAGGAGTATCAGTTAGAGTATTTAGTACTAGTACTAAATGTTGCAATAACTGGTCTCGCCAAAAATACTTGGTCCCGAGGAAtcgaatcaaatcaaatcaaatattGGTCTAGCAGGAATCCGCGGTCTGTTTGAAGATATCAGACACTGAAAGTTGAAAAGGAAATGTTCGTACGTGGTGATGCCCATGAATACTTTGTCCCAAGGAAACAAAGATTGGTATCATGAATATGCTGGACGTGACAAGCATATCGGGCACTAAAAGTTTACTAGAAAGTGTTGACAACAACAGAAAGTATAAACAAGGAAAGTGTTTTTGATTTCTGCAGATCCCATTTGGTACATAGCACTTCCGATGTAGTAGATCCTGCCTCTATTGTGTGTGATTGGTGTATTGTATTGTGCTTCAAGTCTTTGGAGCTTGTAACTGGGGCAATCATTTACCCACCAAGTGTTTCTTTCCCATGCAATGCAGAATGGTGATGACATGTGAGGAGGTAGACCTAATCACAgatttttaaattcaaaaaatcCAGACAATTGCATGGATAAGAATAATGTGGTGATACAAGCAAGGTGTGGCCATGAGCAGCAAGTGGTGGTAGACCAGACATGTGTGCGGGGATAGCGAGAGGCCACCGGCCGCTTCCTTTCTGATTGAGACGTCCACTGCAACCACACAGGATTGCAAATCAACAGCACCAAAAGAAGAGGCACTGGTATGCAGACATGGAACGGGTTAGGTCCTATAGTGACTACTATGCCTATGACTCTGTGCATCACTCGGTGCAGAGGCCGAAGGTGTTCCCCTTGTTTCGAAAAAAAAGTGACTACTATGCCTATGTGGGTTATTGAGTTTTAGAACCTAAcagatgcaaaaaaaaaaaacataaaaaaggcACAAGGTTTGTTTGCTTGAAAGACGCAAACTCAGCAAGAATAGGTGATGGCACCAAGGCAAAAATAAAGCAGCACAAGTCACACGTCAGAAAAGTAGCATCTGAATTATTCAATTGAACACTTATGGGATGTGGGTACATCATGGACCAAAAGGTAGGCAGGTGATGGGGCTTCGCTATGAGATATGGCCATTGAGAGCTTGGGGAAGTTGTCCATGATGTTGAGTCCAACGGATATCAGAATCAGGCAATGAATACCACCAAATCCATTGGTATCACCGGAGAATTCGGCAACTTCATTAATTGCTAAACCGTACTACTACTACTCCTACAAGCAGCATGCCAGACGAGGGAGTAGATCTAGATTGAGAAAAACAAAAATCATAAGTATTACGCACTAGGTAGCTTTATCAAGGGCCCCAAATTGAAACAAGAAGAACTTATGACTCCTTTTGCACCTAGAATAGAATTTGTTTAGTTTCCCCACGATAGCCTGTTTATAGTGTGTGATTTTCACAAGAACATTAGGGACAAGCTTCTATCTATAGGACTATATACTAGTAGTAACAAATAGGGCGCAAACCAGTTGTGATGGTGAATCCGCAACccagatggttttgtgacaagtcaATTTCTCATCCCTAAACAACCATGGCTCACACAATAATAACAGTAGAAATGGGACTCAAGTTTTGGATCCAGATATGGCGACCAAAACTCATCAGCAGTCAAACTTGAGCAAATCCAATAAAGAATTAGCGAAGAAGAGAAGGGAGCAGACTAAGCTTGACCTATCTATCATCCATCATGGCCAAAGACACCACAGGAAACTGACGAGAGAGACAAAGCTTTGCAAATTAGAGACGGAGCAAGTAGTGACCTTTGATGTTGTTCAGGCAGGCAGCATGCAGCTCGACCTTGATTTGAAGAACAAGAGAGGAGCGGCCGGACTATCCAGCCTGCTCGCTGCGAGGACAGCGGACAACTTGTCAACACgcacagagagggagagggagaggaagagggggtcaagTTGTTGGGTGCGAGAAACACATTGTTTGGCTGTGCTTCTTgtggcctgctgctgctgctgggtaGCGTGGTTGTTGGGTGCAGTTGCCGTGTTGGATTAGCAGAtgttttaatttatttattttgagaAATTTAGCGGATGTTTTAATTGGGGTGGAACGGGAGGAAACGGAGCGTGTGAACTGTCAAAGACAGATTGATAGcacccccgcaaaaaaaagagaCAGATTGATAGCAAAAGGCCAACGCATAGTTTTTTTGTGTCCAAGACATGGTTTAAATGTTTAATACCCGCTGAGAAAGAAAATATATGGTGCGTGCGTCTCGTAGGctcattttttttttgcggggtaggcTCATTTTGTTGTTATTACAAAAAAATGCATGTGGCAACATAACTTATAAGGAAACTACCATCTCAGCATATTTATTTGGCACCACTCTGGCCATGATGTACTCCAATTTTTCAACGTACTGAATTGTCATATGAGaatctttagagcatctccaataaacGGTCCATATGTAAAAATAACCAACTTTTAAAGCTTCGAGAGCAAAAGACGCTGCTCCAACAAATGGTTCATATGTAAAAAAAAATTACATCGCCGCCTTCCGGAGATGTAAAATACAACATACATCTGATGTAAAATCGCGGCCGCCCGCCAAACCACCAACCGCCTGTTCATTTCATTTCCCTGCCCGCTCGCGACCCGCCCGTCCGGACCccgtcgccgccaccgctgccgctgcGACGAACTCGCCCTCCGCGACCGCGTCCATGCCCCCCCCCCCTCGGCGGCCCGGATTCGCGCCGCCCCGGCCGGTCGTCACCGCGCCGGCGGTTCCTACAAAGGCGACGAAGGCACAAGGCGGAGGCAAACGACTGGCTAATCGTGGCAGCAACTCGACCGAAAGTGCGGCTCGGCCGGCCAAAATCTTGAAGGCAGCCGCGGCGGCTCGGGCCGATGATTCGCAACCAAGGCCGGCGGTGTCCTCCAGTAGCCAAGGAGTCGTTCCttgacctccgccgccgccgcccgtggaGGAAGATGTGGCCACACCGATGGCCACCGCCTCCAACATGTTCGATGATATGTTGCAAAGGGAAAAAAATCTTTTGTGCTCTCGTTTGTTGTTTCAAATTGAATGTGATGTTGAATGTTTGTACGTCCAATTGTAGTCTTGATGATGAAGCTTTCATGCACGCGACAAATGTGGCAAATGATGATTATGTGTCACACAAGTATGTGTCACAAGAATATGAAACTCAATATTGTGATGAAATCTTGACATGGACGATGAGGGCTTTGTTGCTAAGGGAAGAAGCAGAAATTATACGAATGTGGAGGATGTGTTGATATGCACCGCATGGAAGAAAGTCTCAAGATGCATCCGTTGGAAGCGACCAATCGATAACGAGACTTCACCACTTCACAACATCGACAAAGaagtcggtgatgatgatgattgtACCATGATTCACAACGACGGTGGTGTTGATGACCCGTATGAATGATATTCATGTGTAATTTAATTTGTAGGGCGAAAAACTTTCATTAGGACGATGCACTTTTGGTAGAGGGATTTgaaactatgatgatgatgatgcacttTTGTTAGGGATTTGAAACTATGATGATGATGCACTTTAATTTGAAAATTTAAGTGATATTTCAATGCAAAACCGCGGATGTACAACGGCTGAACAGCAACCGCGCAGCCGGCTGCTGGTTTTACATCTTCGTTTTGTACCGTCTGTTGGAGTTCCTCTTTTACATCTTTGTTTTGAACCATCTCTTGGAGTGGAGCCTTTTTCGGAGATGTAAAAAGCACTTTTTGGTGCTCCAAATTTTTACATCACCGATTTCGAGCACCAAAATGTACattatctattggagatgctcttaagagATTGATAGAGAGTTGTTGCTAATCATGGCCTATTTCGTGTTGAACGCTTTACGGTCATGGGCGCTCCGCCGCAGTTGTTAGTAGGTTCTGATGAGGAGTAGTCCTTTGGAAAAATGGccggctaagggcatctccaagcaACCGGTAAATTTTCTCCCGCATTCGTCTGTGGGCCGGGTAATCAATCCGCGGACACGCATGTGGGAGGCTGTCATCCAACCGCAGTCGCATATATCCGGTCTTCCCATTTTTCAAGTCTGCATGATCAAATGACTACATTCATAGGGTACAAACGTTCAAATAGCCGCATGCGGCAGTAGTTCAAATTTTAGaaagttcaaatattacatcccAATATTGTTTTCCCCTTTAACCGCCCACTGATGTTCAATCGGTTCTTCCTTCGGTTGCTCGTGAGTTGGTCGATACCAAATTTGatgatgcatttgaataaactctTAAAATGTGAGCGGATTTTGGTCTGAAAGTTGGATAggatcacccatgttctcaaattTTAGAGTTGCGGCAGCATCGTCACCctcatcctcgacgatcatgttgtgcatgatcacacaacatgtcatcacctcccacaaggtctcCAGATCCCATTGTTTAGCAGGTCCATGAACAACTGCAAAACAGGCCTGCAGAACTCCAAATGCCCCCTCGACATCCTTTCTAGTTGcttcttgtctttgggcaaagtgagcCTTTTTTGGCCAACTAGGTTAGACATGGGGCTGACAAAGGTAGCCCATGGAGGAAGGTACCGTCAACCAGATAGTAGCCCATGTTGTACTCATGTCTACTGACGGTATAGTGGTAAGGAGGAGCTTTTCCTTCGGTTAGCCTCGCAAGCAATGGTGATCGTTGCAGCACATTGATGTCGTTGTGAGAGCCAGGCATGCCAGAGAATGCGTGCCAAATCCAAAtatattatgatgcaactgcttcaagaattATGGTGGGCATCTTAACATGACCCTGATATTCCCCTTGTAAAGCCTTCaagcagttcttccatttccaatgcatgcaatcaagagATCCAAGCAAACCTGACCACCCTCTTGCTTCTGAGATTGCCAAGAGCCTCTTGGTGTCCGCCACAGTTGGTTCTCTCAGGTATTGAGGTCTgaacaccttgaccacggcagttgCAAACATGACCATGGCATCTCCGCATGTGCTCTCAGACATCCATAGGTACTCGTCCCACGAATTAGCGAgcgtgccatatgcaagcatccggagTGCGGTCGTGCACTTCTGGTAACCAGAGAATCCAATCGTTCCCACGGCGTCCTTCTTCaggatgaagtagtcatcataggacCAAACGCCCATGGCACAAACGATCGAAGACAGTCTTGCGCATCCGATTACGCTGGCGAAAATGGTCAGCGAAGAGTGCATCAGGGGCGAAGTAGTCAACCATCAGTGTCAAATGGTTGGAAGCCTTGTTGCGGTTGAGCACTGGATGACCCTTGATCgagcccttgaaattgagaacatgctcctccgCACGCTCTGCAACTTCAAGGACCGCCTGCATTATCGCCGTCTCATCTGAGTACTCCTCCTCATCCGACGAGCTGTCAGATGACTCAACAAAttgctcgtatatgtactccaactcgcaatccattgctagaaagaagaaggaaaaactgTTTTTAGCTCCGGCGATTCATTGAACTGTTGCCGGGCACGGTGAATATAGTAGTAGCATATGGTATCTGGCGGGGCGGTCGGGGGACAGGGGTTGAACGACAACGGCGAAGAAGCGGGGTGGAGCCTTGCTAGAGCGCCAGAGGTCACGGAGACATAAAATTCCGGCAAGGGTGTGGCGTGGCGGCCAGGGTGGTGGAGCGGCGGCGAAGGTaagagagaaagaaggaagaagagaaaTAGGGAAgatggaggcacggggtccgggaaGGGTTTTAGGTGGGCTGAGGGTGTCGGAGTCCTATGCGTCTGTTGTCCGGACTATCGAAAAGCTCTCCCACTTTGTCTCAGTTTGCCAGAAAAAGTACGTCCGGACCGCATTGAGACCGATATGCCCGCGTTGGATGGCTTCCCTGGTCCGGACAGCACGATCCGAACGGATGCAGGCGATTTGCGGGTCCACCTTGAAAATGCCCTAATGCCTATCTAGCATTGTATTTCAGTGTTGTTGGCTTCTTTGTCTTTCTTCTATAAAACTAGTTGACCCGTACGCCAAATGGCGCGGAGACCCACTAAACCCATGTTCACGATGAAAATAATTTTCTTTAGTAAGGACAAACGATGTATACACCCATTGTAGTTTGGTAGTCGAAAGTTATATATAAAATTAAACCTATGCTTAGTTGGTTTAGTTGTGGCCCTTGAATCCATATGTGTTTTGGAAAGaaaacatggtttaattgattTCGTTGTGGGCAAGCAGGTCCTACACATTTTAATTTGGTAGTACACAATCTCAATGAAGACCACATCGACCTGAAAATATGTGTATTTTCAAGTAATTTCCTGTTGCGCCATTATAGATgaattttttttaacacagtacaaacgcaagcgctcatatatacgcgcatacacttacccctatgaacgcacacactcaCACTCTACCCCGTGAGCACCTCCAAAAgaaccggcatatcatcttgaaatttacaaagtcatcGTAGCCACCTCGtcgtcgatgggaacgtctcctctcactgaatgcgcatcgccagaaatcctaaaataaatgcgagcaccaggacttaaaCTCTGATGGGTTAGGGATACaatagtccctctaaccatccaaccacatgttggtctgCATTAGAGATGGATTTTAGTTAGTTGTGGGCAAGCAGGTACGTAAACATTTTAATTTGGTAGTATAGAATCCCATTGAAGACCACGTCGCGTTGAGAGTAATCTCTTGTTGCGCCATCAGAGACCCACTGAACACCATTTGTGCTTTCGAAAAAAATCCACTGTCAATAGCACTATTTGTCTACTACATGCTTCATAGAAGTGTTTTGATTGTTCATAACTTTTATATGATTG is a window of Triticum dicoccoides isolate Atlit2015 ecotype Zavitan chromosome 2B, WEW_v2.0, whole genome shotgun sequence DNA encoding:
- the LOC119363666 gene encoding FT-interacting protein 3-like; the protein is MMNNLKLGVEVVSAHDLLPKEQGTANAFVEVEFDGQKFRTAIKDSDINPVWNEQFFFNISDPSRLQEKELEAYVYHANRASNNKTCLGKVRISGTSFVSQADAAPLHYPLEKRTILSRARGELGLRVFLTDDPSVRVSAPGQDFDFASTPTTAQEQAVANAIPNPFQDTRINQVRQFQHLPREQQQQRPPPMAGQQYYAQGQGSYGEQQQRSYSAAAGMKTEAPQPQVARMYSAGPQQPVDFQLKETSPTLGGGRIIHGRVMPGEKAGAYDLVEKMQILFVRVVKARELPHMDLTGSLDPYVEVHLGNYKMKTKFFEKNQRPEWDEVFAFPKEVVQSSTLEVVVKDKDILRDDYVGRVMLDLNEVPVRVPPDSPLAPEWYRLMGKDGMRDRGELMLAVWYGTQADECFPSAIHAGTTPIDSHLHNYIRGKVYPTPRMWYLRVNVIEAQDIFTMEHHHHIPDVFVKVRLGHQLLKTRQVRSPTKNFMWNEEMMFVAAEPFEDDLIIQVENRVAQNKDEVIGETMIPLARIQKRADHKALVRPLWFDLRRPGLIDVNQLKEDKFYAKVNLRICLEGGYHVLDESTQYCSDLRPTMKQLWKPPIGLLEVGILSANGLNPTKTRQERGSCDPYCVAKYGHKWVRTRTIVDNLNPRFNEQYTWDVFDHGTVLTIGLFDNCHIGGDNNNNNNNNNHSHSHSHNQSHMDKPIGKVRIRISTLETRRVYTHTYPLLVLHPSGVKKMGEIHLAIRFSVTSLLNVFLTYSRPLLPKMHYAQPLSIVQQEMLRHQAVQLVAQRLGRMEPPVRREVVEFMSDARSHLWSMRRSKANFFRLMQVFSGFIAAGKWFGDVCQWKNPVTTVLVHVLFIMLVFYPDLILPTIFLYMFLIGLWNYRFRPRVPPHMNTRISYADVAHPDELDEEFDTFPTSKSADLIRMRYDRLRHVAGRIQTVVGDIATQGERLQSLLSWRDPRATAMFLLFCLFTAIILYITPFQVISLCLGFFWMRHPRFRHKVPAAPVNFFRRLPAKTDSLL